Proteins encoded together in one Anoxybacillus flavithermus window:
- a CDS encoding ABC transporter substrate-binding protein — protein MAIFLKSDWDKYEVFAKEFEKAKGIKIQLDYIWDDTIKHDYKHLWSKIHSAIEKKLKDQEIDLIAGVPTSYFEKLIKKNLLAELDTFMVGQSGIDVKNLYSPVLDIAKKAGNGHYYFLSPTFSTKLLVVNLDIFKTLKVPIPEETVSWEELEYIAEKINRKNLNPHNRKIYAISFGPGGEEGLFMDFQLLTTPLELPLQEKEEIYNHPSWGKWFKWFITMHQKYGVRNMAEDRAFFTGKVAMRITYPHELQWLYKKARADLGLGFNPAKFEFRIYPAPYYSNKPEVASIEVHNIALSNQSEKKNLAWEVIRYAMGKDYALSIIYNGGNTFGGNFPAYYDSDTIRAYENLYPGIDVKNVFYYGKQGPYIKESMTLEQLSIFHELEREYFPIILNKNISVEDGYKELKREYKQRIKELKR, from the coding sequence ATGGCAATATTCTTAAAAAGTGATTGGGATAAGTATGAAGTGTTTGCTAAGGAGTTTGAAAAAGCAAAAGGCATCAAAATTCAACTTGATTATATTTGGGATGATACTATTAAACATGATTATAAGCACCTTTGGTCTAAAATACATAGCGCTATTGAAAAAAAACTTAAGGACCAAGAGATTGATTTAATTGCAGGGGTGCCAACCTCTTATTTTGAAAAATTGATTAAAAAAAATCTGTTAGCTGAATTGGATACATTTATGGTTGGACAGAGTGGAATAGATGTTAAAAATTTATACAGTCCGGTTTTAGATATTGCCAAAAAGGCTGGGAATGGACATTACTATTTTCTTTCCCCAACTTTTTCTACAAAGCTATTAGTTGTTAATCTTGACATTTTCAAGACTTTGAAGGTGCCTATTCCAGAAGAAACAGTATCTTGGGAAGAATTGGAATATATAGCTGAAAAAATTAATCGGAAGAACCTAAATCCACATAACAGAAAAATTTATGCTATCTCATTTGGTCCTGGAGGAGAAGAAGGATTATTTATGGACTTTCAACTTCTAACCACTCCACTTGAGCTTCCACTTCAGGAGAAGGAAGAGATCTATAACCATCCGTCTTGGGGGAAATGGTTTAAATGGTTTATAACAATGCATCAAAAATATGGAGTACGTAATATGGCTGAAGACAGAGCTTTTTTTACAGGTAAAGTGGCAATGAGAATCACTTATCCTCACGAACTTCAATGGTTGTATAAAAAAGCAAGGGCAGATCTAGGACTAGGATTTAATCCAGCTAAGTTCGAATTTAGAATTTATCCAGCTCCTTATTATAGTAATAAACCAGAAGTTGCTAGTATTGAAGTTCATAATATCGCATTATCTAATCAATCTGAGAAAAAGAATTTGGCTTGGGAAGTTATAAGATATGCTATGGGAAAGGACTATGCTTTATCAATAATCTATAATGGGGGAAATACATTTGGTGGAAATTTTCCTGCATACTATGATTCAGACACTATTCGTGCCTATGAAAACTTATATCCAGGAATAGATGTAAAAAATGTATTTTATTATGGAAAACAAGGACCTTATATTAAAGAATCAATGACTCTGGAACAACTCTCTATTTTCCACGAACTAGAAAGGGAATATTTTCCTATTATACTAAATAAAAATATTTCAGTCGAAGACGGTTACAAGGAACTAAAAAGGGAATACAAGCAAAGAATAAAGGAGCTGAAGCGGTAA
- a CDS encoding IS4 family transposase, with protein MHKHTTLPNLMQKIVSDEDLQSITEAVGYHDTSRTFTVRTLVDFFLLAALHEWKSFRHGADVAKMYGLPTFHYSTVSKKAKEVPYEVMKRLFALVVSKCNRQTRRSLRFPKALRIVDSTTVTVGKNRLTWAPYHGERSGVKMHVAYSPEQQMPSDIVETVGLRHDGPVGERLTDVQTVLVEDRAYFKIERLDRFVEQKQPFVIRMKDNVEIHQKKSLKRLSSSSSSIVADFTCQLGTKQCRSKKRHRVVIFQDANGHEIRVVTNVLEASAEKIAEMYQERWTVEVFFRWIKQYLNVPTLFGTNEHAVYNQLFAAFIAYVLLRWLYHRTEKRTTSSLTFLSFVRRFFSGQLPLEWKSEMAAVLFEYARIYGRSMPNFG; from the coding sequence ATGCACAAGCATACCACACTCCCAAATTTGATGCAAAAAATTGTTTCTGATGAAGATCTCCAGTCGATTACCGAAGCCGTTGGCTACCATGACACTTCGCGGACGTTTACGGTGCGCACGTTGGTTGATTTTTTTCTGCTGGCGGCACTTCACGAATGGAAAAGTTTCCGTCATGGTGCCGATGTGGCGAAAATGTACGGATTGCCGACGTTTCATTACTCGACGGTTTCTAAGAAAGCGAAAGAAGTTCCGTACGAGGTGATGAAGCGCTTATTTGCTTTGGTTGTTTCTAAGTGCAATCGCCAAACCCGCCGTTCGCTTCGCTTTCCAAAAGCATTGCGTATAGTAGACTCCACGACCGTCACCGTGGGGAAAAACCGCCTGACATGGGCACCCTATCATGGGGAACGATCCGGAGTGAAAATGCACGTCGCGTATTCCCCTGAGCAACAAATGCCGAGCGACATCGTAGAAACCGTAGGGTTGCGCCACGATGGACCGGTGGGAGAGCGGCTCACAGACGTACAAACGGTTCTTGTCGAAGATCGAGCGTACTTTAAAATTGAACGCCTCGATCGGTTTGTCGAACAGAAGCAACCGTTTGTGATTCGGATGAAAGACAATGTCGAGATCCATCAAAAAAAGAGCCTAAAGCGCCTTTCTTCCTCCTCTTCTTCTATTGTGGCGGATTTTACTTGCCAGTTAGGAACGAAACAATGTCGTTCCAAAAAGCGCCATCGCGTCGTGATCTTTCAGGATGCGAACGGGCATGAAATCCGTGTGGTCACGAACGTCTTAGAGGCATCGGCGGAAAAGATTGCCGAGATGTATCAAGAACGTTGGACAGTGGAAGTGTTTTTCCGATGGATCAAGCAATATCTAAACGTTCCGACCTTATTTGGCACCAACGAGCATGCGGTATACAACCAACTTTTTGCGGCATTTATCGCTTATGTGTTACTGAGATGGCTATATCATCGAACGGAAAAACGGACAACCTCGTCCCTTACCTTTCTTTCGTTTGTCCGTCGTTTTTTCTCTGGGCAACTTCCTCTCGAATGGAAATCCGAGATGGCAGCTGTCTTATTTGAGTATGCCCGAATATATGGGAGGAGTATGCCTAATTTTGGATAA
- a CDS encoding TrmH family RNA methyltransferase translates to MKRIESPKNERVKQWKKLLTKKGRDKTGLFLIEGFHLVEEAVKSGVHIEELIVAEHAVIPASWNISHIPMTIVTDEVIKAISDTETPQGIAAVCKQMHWNVDDIQTALFIDAVQDPGNVGTIIRTADAAGIDAVVVGEGSVDIYNAKVIRATQGSLFHFPVIKGDIGQWIAHFQNRHIPIYGTSLQNGVDYRSVSPSSSFALIVGNEGSGVNDKWLQQTTANLYVPIYGKAESLNVAVATGILLYHLQKK, encoded by the coding sequence GTGAAACGAATTGAATCGCCAAAAAATGAACGAGTGAAGCAATGGAAAAAGCTTTTAACGAAAAAAGGACGCGACAAAACCGGGCTGTTTCTCATTGAAGGATTTCATTTAGTAGAAGAGGCGGTCAAAAGTGGTGTTCATATCGAAGAACTGATTGTTGCGGAGCATGCGGTCATCCCAGCTAGTTGGAATATTTCTCATATTCCGATGACGATCGTGACCGATGAAGTGATAAAAGCGATAAGCGACACAGAAACACCGCAAGGCATTGCAGCGGTATGTAAACAAATGCATTGGAACGTGGATGATATACAAACGGCATTGTTCATTGACGCCGTACAAGATCCTGGGAATGTAGGGACGATCATTCGCACGGCAGATGCTGCTGGAATAGACGCTGTTGTCGTCGGAGAAGGAAGCGTCGATATATATAACGCAAAAGTGATTCGTGCAACACAAGGTTCGTTGTTTCATTTCCCTGTGATAAAAGGAGATATTGGACAATGGATCGCCCATTTTCAAAACAGGCATATTCCGATTTATGGAACATCGCTTCAAAACGGAGTAGACTATCGATCTGTATCTCCTTCGTCATCGTTTGCATTAATCGTTGGAAACGAAGGAAGCGGTGTGAACGATAAGTGGCTACAGCAAACAACTGCCAACTTATATGTGCCGATTTATGGGAAGGCAGAATCGTTAAACGTAGCCGTTGCAACAGGGATTTTACTTTACCATTTACAGAAAAAATAA
- a CDS encoding response regulator transcription factor — translation MIHILIVDDHLLVCEGTRNVLEREGDFQVDITTSASEAEQMIEQRAYDICLLDWCMSDMSGIELSKRILEKQPTAKIVIYTGYDVVPFLNYFVEFGITGFVSKTASSEQLVTAIRCALRDEAVIPVHVLYQLYCCGVKEKVEGDEQPAVLGHSELELLMEVANGLCNKDIAKKYHISQRTVERRLSRIFIKLHVSSRIEAVEKAKKLGLIPEHHML, via the coding sequence ATGATTCACATTTTAATCGTCGACGATCATCTCCTTGTTTGCGAAGGTACGAGAAATGTGCTTGAACGTGAAGGAGATTTTCAAGTAGACATTACGACATCTGCGAGCGAAGCAGAACAAATGATCGAGCAACGTGCGTATGATATATGTTTACTTGACTGGTGTATGTCGGATATGAGCGGTATCGAATTGAGTAAACGAATTCTCGAAAAACAGCCAACTGCGAAAATTGTCATCTATACCGGATATGATGTTGTTCCCTTTTTAAATTATTTCGTTGAATTCGGCATTACCGGTTTTGTTAGCAAAACCGCATCAAGCGAGCAATTAGTCACAGCGATTCGTTGTGCCTTACGAGATGAAGCAGTCATTCCTGTACACGTGCTATATCAGCTATATTGTTGTGGAGTAAAGGAAAAGGTGGAAGGGGACGAACAACCAGCTGTACTAGGTCATAGCGAGCTAGAGTTACTGATGGAAGTTGCCAACGGCTTATGTAATAAAGATATTGCTAAAAAATATCATATTAGTCAACGGACAGTGGAAAGACGCTTGTCACGCATCTTCATAAAGTTGCATGTATCTTCCCGAATAGAAGCGGTGGAAAAAGCAAAAAAATTAGGGCTCATTCCAGAGCATCATATGTTGTGA
- a CDS encoding PDZ domain-containing protein: MAMNREVIVIIGAFVVAVYLTILNVTYPLFGIDVVEKKNGDVVVSGVYEFGWAKQHGIRPNDRVLKINGKHPLSHFTVEKYHVIEQAKTITIQRWNQVQTLRVDMKSHGVAQWVYYILLPTVFFLFTIRFSIFLLQLRPHGKSATVLIYLLLLMGLCYVSASLSAKYEPIGRQVFNGTFLALPTVFLHFVYEYFEKEKKVWFAKTSVFLLYGLNILLVFVSLTAPFHSIDETNALLLAYFINMSSVFTSLGKGWRKLRGMNCNIR, encoded by the coding sequence ATGGCGATGAACCGAGAAGTTATCGTAATCATTGGTGCTTTTGTTGTGGCAGTATATTTAACCATTTTAAATGTAACGTACCCCTTGTTCGGCATTGATGTAGTTGAAAAGAAAAATGGTGATGTTGTTGTAAGCGGTGTTTACGAGTTCGGCTGGGCGAAGCAACATGGCATTCGACCGAATGACCGAGTATTAAAGATAAATGGAAAACATCCACTCTCCCACTTTACTGTCGAAAAATATCACGTCATCGAACAAGCAAAAACGATAACCATTCAACGATGGAATCAAGTTCAAACGTTGAGAGTGGATATGAAGTCGCATGGGGTTGCACAATGGGTATATTACATCCTTTTACCGACGGTCTTCTTTTTATTTACCATCCGTTTTAGCATTTTTTTGCTTCAGTTGCGACCGCATGGTAAATCAGCGACTGTGCTTATTTATTTGTTATTGTTGATGGGGCTTTGTTATGTGAGCGCCAGCCTATCAGCAAAATATGAACCGATTGGAAGACAAGTGTTTAACGGTACATTTTTAGCTTTACCTACCGTCTTTTTACATTTTGTTTATGAATATTTTGAGAAAGAGAAAAAAGTGTGGTTTGCGAAAACAAGTGTCTTTCTTCTTTATGGATTAAATATTTTGTTAGTTTTTGTTTCGCTTACGGCACCGTTTCATTCCATCGATGAGACAAACGCGCTATTGCTCGCATATTTTATCAACATGTCATCTGTTTTTACTTCGCTAGGGAAAGGGTGGAGAAAGCTTAGGGGGATGAACTGCAACATACGATAA
- the pheT gene encoding phenylalanine--tRNA ligase subunit beta, which produces MFVSYKWLQEYVDLTGITAKQLADRITKAGIEVESVEVRNKGIQGVVIGHVIEREQHPNADKLSKCLVDIGEGEPVQIICGAPNVAKGQKVAVAKVGAVLPGNFKIKRAKLRGEESNGMICSLQELGVESKLVPKEYADGIFVFPSDAPVGADALQLLYLDDEVLELSLTPNRADCLSMIGVAYEVAAILGRSVKLPTIELHENNENVHDYISVRVDAQEDNPLYAGRIVKNVKIGPSPLWMQARLMAAGIRPHNNVVDITNYILLEYGQPLHAFDYDRLGSNEIVVRRAKAGETIVTLDDVERTLTEDHLVITNGKEPVALAGVMGGANSEVCDETVNVFIEAAYFNGATIRQAVKDHGLRSESSTRFEKGIDPARTKEALDRAAALMAEYAGGEVVGGVVEVNTLTKKEVVVTITLDRINRVLGTTITKEEVAGILTNLQFTFTEHDGTFMITIPSRRADITIEEDIIEEVARLYGYDHLPATLPIGEAKPGKLTPYQAKRRHVRRYVEDAGLFQAITYSLTNEAKATMFALETAQPIRLALPMSEERSVLRQSLVPHLLEAASYNRARQVENVALYEIGSVYLANGENELPNEKERLAGVLTGVWHAHLWQGEKKAVDFYVAKGIVDGLFALLGLENRIEYKQAKREHLHPGRTADILLDGKMVGFVGQLHPVVQKQFDLKETYVFELDLEALLKAEVDDIRYTAIPRFPSITRDIALVVDEHIVAGDLERAIIEAGGELLKDVSIFDVYKGDRLPEGKKSIAFSLRYYDPERTLTDEEVTNVHEQVIKAVEQQFGATLRG; this is translated from the coding sequence ATGTTCGTTTCATATAAATGGCTACAGGAATATGTGGATTTAACAGGCATTACGGCAAAACAATTAGCCGACCGCATTACGAAAGCAGGGATTGAAGTAGAAAGCGTTGAGGTGCGCAATAAAGGAATACAAGGTGTTGTCATCGGACATGTAATTGAGCGCGAACAACATCCGAACGCTGATAAATTAAGCAAATGTTTAGTCGATATCGGGGAAGGGGAGCCAGTGCAAATTATTTGCGGGGCACCGAACGTCGCAAAAGGACAAAAGGTTGCCGTTGCTAAAGTTGGTGCCGTATTGCCTGGCAACTTTAAAATTAAACGCGCAAAACTGCGCGGTGAAGAATCGAACGGCATGATTTGTTCGTTGCAAGAGCTTGGCGTGGAGTCAAAATTAGTGCCGAAAGAATACGCCGACGGCATTTTCGTTTTCCCAAGCGATGCACCGGTCGGAGCGGATGCGCTACAACTCCTTTACTTGGATGACGAAGTGTTAGAACTTAGTTTAACACCAAACCGTGCCGATTGTTTAAGCATGATTGGCGTCGCTTATGAAGTGGCAGCGATTTTAGGAAGAAGCGTGAAGCTTCCGACCATCGAACTTCACGAAAACAATGAAAATGTTCATGATTATATTTCTGTTCGCGTCGATGCACAAGAAGATAATCCTTTATATGCAGGGCGCATCGTGAAAAACGTAAAAATTGGCCCATCGCCGCTTTGGATGCAAGCGCGTTTAATGGCGGCTGGCATTCGACCGCACAACAATGTCGTCGATATTACGAACTACATTTTACTTGAATACGGTCAGCCGCTTCATGCGTTTGACTACGATCGCCTCGGCTCAAACGAAATTGTCGTTCGCCGTGCAAAAGCCGGTGAAACAATCGTGACGCTTGATGATGTAGAGCGCACGTTGACAGAAGATCATCTTGTCATTACGAACGGGAAAGAGCCTGTCGCTTTAGCTGGTGTGATGGGCGGTGCCAATTCGGAAGTATGTGATGAAACAGTAAACGTATTTATTGAAGCAGCATATTTTAACGGAGCGACGATTCGCCAAGCGGTCAAAGATCATGGATTGCGCAGTGAGTCGAGCACACGGTTTGAAAAAGGCATTGATCCTGCGCGCACGAAAGAAGCGCTTGATCGTGCAGCGGCGTTGATGGCGGAATATGCTGGCGGAGAAGTCGTTGGCGGCGTTGTGGAAGTCAACACACTGACAAAAAAAGAAGTCGTCGTTACGATTACGTTAGATCGTATCAATCGCGTGCTTGGCACAACAATTACGAAAGAAGAAGTCGCAGGCATTTTAACGAACTTGCAATTTACATTTACGGAACATGACGGCACGTTTATGATTACTATTCCGTCACGTCGTGCAGATATTACAATTGAAGAAGACATCATCGAAGAAGTAGCGCGTTTATACGGATACGACCATTTGCCAGCGACATTGCCGATCGGGGAAGCAAAGCCAGGGAAACTCACACCATATCAAGCAAAGCGTCGCCACGTGCGCCGTTATGTAGAAGATGCGGGATTATTCCAAGCGATTACGTACTCGCTCACAAACGAAGCAAAAGCGACGATGTTTGCGCTTGAAACGGCGCAACCGATCCGTCTTGCTCTTCCGATGAGCGAAGAGCGCAGCGTCTTGCGCCAAAGCTTAGTGCCGCACTTATTGGAAGCAGCAAGCTATAACCGCGCCCGCCAAGTCGAAAACGTCGCGCTATATGAAATCGGCTCGGTATATTTAGCTAACGGTGAGAACGAATTGCCAAACGAAAAAGAACGTCTCGCCGGCGTTTTGACAGGTGTATGGCACGCTCATTTATGGCAAGGAGAGAAAAAAGCAGTTGATTTTTATGTCGCAAAAGGCATTGTAGATGGCTTGTTTGCGTTGCTAGGATTAGAAAACCGTATCGAATATAAGCAGGCGAAGCGCGAGCATCTTCATCCAGGGCGTACAGCCGATATTTTACTTGATGGAAAAATGGTCGGCTTTGTCGGTCAGCTACATCCGGTCGTGCAAAAACAATTTGATTTAAAAGAAACGTATGTGTTTGAACTAGACCTTGAAGCTTTATTAAAAGCGGAAGTAGATGACATTCGCTATACAGCGATTCCACGCTTCCCGTCCATTACGCGCGACATCGCTCTTGTCGTTGACGAGCATATTGTAGCAGGTGACCTCGAGCGAGCAATTATTGAAGCAGGCGGTGAACTGTTGAAAGACGTATCGATTTTCGACGTTTACAAAGGCGATCGCCTTCCAGAAGGCAAAAAATCGATCGCCTTCTCGCTCCGTTACTATGACCCAGAGCGGACATTGACGGACGAAGAAGTCACAAACGTTCACGAACAAGTCATCAAAGCGGTCGAACAACAATTCGGCGCCACATTGCGCGGATAA
- a CDS encoding sensor histidine kinase, translated as MAISLSTIPFLFFYSLPMLVMKKWILPAELTVIFLFALPTVFFYLMATDQLFQLPFSIGRLKYLGLFALFPSFFIMIVYNQWIHHSSKWAELVVLFSIVYIIVLATFYIKEWLDRKWRTKLRMQKHFYEESLYRISEQLKKQRTVEGAMYCLEKELQEILDVEKIKVIQSIDEPLPFEYNEAYWANIVKKINGAPLSIGRVMEHRSLFVMFIGSFRQTPLWLVGKKKHPLSFRTEQKDWLSTIVYYTSMTIENMLKVEDLLKELDRLKEKEHSILFTRLMFQWSERERKKLAIDLHDTLLQDLILLRRKVENLLVQPLCVEDIQKQLNDIDEEILDIIDVTREICHELRPPFLSQMGLKQAISQLIDRFHLRTNIKVKWNVHIQAKLGEEQELAMYRIIQELLNNAVKHSQASTIQLVFDAQDEAVQLRYVDDGVGIEMEKLNDHHGNLGLFGIKERVQGLGGTCKIASSHGSGLEITVTIPL; from the coding sequence TTGGCAATTAGTTTATCGACGATCCCGTTTCTTTTCTTTTATAGTCTTCCTATGCTAGTAATGAAAAAATGGATATTGCCAGCGGAATTAACGGTTATCTTTCTTTTCGCCTTACCGACCGTTTTCTTTTATTTAATGGCAACAGATCAACTGTTTCAACTGCCATTTTCCATCGGGCGGTTGAAGTATCTCGGTTTGTTCGCATTATTCCCATCTTTTTTTATAATGATTGTGTACAATCAATGGATCCATCACTCTAGCAAATGGGCTGAACTTGTTGTTTTATTTTCTATCGTTTACATCATCGTCCTTGCTACTTTTTACATAAAAGAATGGTTAGACCGCAAATGGCGGACAAAATTACGTATGCAAAAACATTTTTATGAAGAGAGTTTGTATCGCATAAGTGAACAACTGAAAAAACAGCGTACAGTAGAAGGAGCCATGTATTGTTTGGAAAAGGAATTGCAAGAAATTTTGGACGTGGAAAAAATAAAGGTGATTCAGTCCATAGACGAACCGCTTCCTTTTGAGTACAATGAAGCATATTGGGCGAATATCGTCAAAAAAATAAATGGTGCCCCACTTTCGATCGGTCGCGTAATGGAACATCGCTCCTTATTTGTCATGTTTATCGGTTCATTTCGTCAAACACCTTTATGGCTAGTAGGGAAAAAGAAACATCCTCTTTCATTTCGCACCGAGCAAAAAGATTGGCTATCTACCATTGTTTATTATACAAGCATGACGATCGAAAACATGTTAAAAGTGGAGGATCTATTGAAAGAGTTAGATCGATTAAAAGAGAAAGAACATTCGATTTTGTTTACTCGGTTGATGTTCCAATGGTCAGAAAGGGAAAGAAAAAAACTGGCGATCGATTTGCATGATACATTGCTTCAAGATTTAATTTTGTTAAGACGAAAAGTGGAAAACTTGCTTGTTCAACCTCTATGCGTGGAAGATATACAAAAACAGCTAAACGATATCGACGAGGAGATCCTCGATATCATTGATGTAACAAGAGAAATATGTCATGAATTAAGACCGCCGTTTTTGAGTCAGATGGGACTAAAACAAGCAATCTCGCAGCTTATTGACCGATTTCATTTACGTACGAATATAAAAGTAAAGTGGAATGTTCACATACAAGCTAAATTAGGAGAAGAACAGGAACTGGCGATGTATCGGATCATACAAGAATTGTTAAACAACGCCGTAAAACATTCTCAAGCATCAACGATCCAACTCGTATTCGATGCGCAAGATGAGGCTGTTCAACTTCGTTATGTGGACGATGGAGTAGGAATAGAGATGGAAAAATTAAATGATCATCATGGTAATTTAGGATTATTTGGAATAAAAGAGCGTGTGCAAGGATTAGGTGGAACATGCAAAATCGCGTCATCGCATGGATCTGGATTAGAGATAACGGTAACCATTCCATTATAA
- the comX gene encoding competence pheromone ComX has protein sequence MQQIIRFLVEHPEVIEKLQNGTVSLIGLSELEVKAVIKVFSESTRPLGYWR, from the coding sequence ATGCAACAAATCATTCGCTTTTTAGTAGAACATCCGGAAGTCATCGAAAAATTACAAAATGGTACGGTGAGCCTGATCGGTTTAAGTGAGTTAGAGGTAAAAGCGGTGATAAAGGTGTTTAGCGAATCGACTAGACCGCTTGGATATTGGAGATAA
- a CDS encoding polyprenyl synthetase family protein, which yields MSEKEKIAKKIKEIVEQFMSEPQLKAHMLMAIEQHMKESDLLFGRLAYLHYDLFSTQGNHSTYIAAAIELIVLAGDLLDDVVDQDRFEDTAIPLHIAIGFLLLGQQAIANVPIPSNKKLKALSYVTSCLLQSVHGQQLDVACDVQTEAEYIKMVEKKSGSLVAMACVIGALLAGKEDIATLETYARYIGIAAQIDNDLDALYNWDKKADIQAKKKSLPILYMLESKNDNLWKQYFNNDIDYDRMYVQKEKALQQMEQEGAFYYAKVMSQIYKEKALQEIEKLDVDDAYKSALKTFI from the coding sequence ATGAGTGAAAAAGAAAAAATAGCGAAAAAAATAAAGGAAATCGTGGAACAATTTATGTCGGAACCTCAACTGAAAGCACACATGTTGATGGCAATCGAGCAACATATGAAAGAGAGCGATTTGTTGTTTGGACGGTTGGCTTACTTGCATTATGACTTGTTTTCGACACAAGGAAATCACTCAACATATATCGCAGCGGCTATTGAATTGATCGTGCTTGCTGGCGATTTACTTGATGATGTAGTCGATCAAGATCGTTTCGAGGATACAGCTATTCCTCTTCATATTGCGATCGGGTTCTTGCTGCTTGGCCAGCAAGCGATTGCGAATGTACCGATTCCTAGTAATAAAAAATTAAAGGCACTGTCATATGTTACGTCTTGCTTGTTGCAAAGTGTACACGGACAACAGCTCGATGTGGCGTGTGACGTACAAACAGAAGCAGAATATATAAAAATGGTAGAGAAAAAATCAGGCTCTCTTGTTGCGATGGCTTGTGTAATCGGAGCATTATTAGCAGGAAAAGAGGACATCGCAACGCTTGAAACATATGCTCGCTACATCGGTATTGCAGCACAAATCGACAATGATCTTGATGCGCTATACAACTGGGATAAAAAAGCTGATATTCAAGCAAAGAAAAAGTCGCTTCCGATTTTGTATATGCTAGAAAGCAAGAACGATAACTTATGGAAGCAGTATTTCAACAACGATATAGACTACGATAGGATGTATGTCCAAAAAGAAAAAGCGCTTCAGCAAATGGAACAGGAAGGAGCGTTTTACTATGCAAAAGTGATGAGCCAGATTTACAAGGAAAAGGCTTTGCAAGAAATCGAAAAACTAGATGTAGATGATGCGTATAAATCTGCGCTGAAAACATTTATTTGA
- the pheS gene encoding phenylalanine--tRNA ligase subunit alpha: MKERLQQLQQEALEKIEQANDLKALNDVRVAYLGKKSPITEVLRGMGALSPEERPLMGALVNDVREAIQTALEAKQATLEQEEVEKKLASEAIDVTLPGRPIRRGNHHPLTLVIEEIEDLFIGMGYTIAEGPEVEQDYYNFEALNLPKGHPARDMQDSFYITEEILLRTHTSPVQARTMEKHQGRGPVKIICPGKVYRRDNDDATHSHQFTQIEGLVVDENIRMSDLKGTLREFARKMFGEDRDIRFRPSFFPFTEPSVEVDVSCFNCGGHGCNVCKGTGWIEILGAGMVHPNVLEMAGFDSKKYTGFAFGMGPERIAMLKYGIDDIRHFYQNDLRFLQQFRRV, translated from the coding sequence ATGAAGGAGCGGTTACAACAGCTTCAACAAGAAGCGCTTGAAAAAATTGAACAAGCAAACGATTTAAAAGCGCTCAATGACGTACGTGTGGCGTATCTTGGAAAAAAAAGCCCCATTACAGAAGTGCTGCGCGGGATGGGGGCATTGTCGCCTGAAGAGCGCCCGCTCATGGGAGCGCTTGTCAACGACGTGCGCGAAGCGATTCAAACAGCACTTGAAGCAAAGCAAGCAACGCTTGAACAAGAAGAAGTAGAGAAAAAATTGGCATCTGAAGCGATTGATGTGACACTTCCGGGTCGCCCGATCAGACGCGGCAATCATCATCCGCTCACGCTCGTTATTGAAGAAATTGAAGATTTGTTTATCGGCATGGGATATACGATTGCTGAAGGTCCAGAAGTAGAGCAAGATTACTACAACTTTGAAGCGCTCAATTTGCCAAAAGGTCATCCGGCGCGCGATATGCAAGATTCATTTTATATTACAGAGGAAATTTTATTACGTACACATACGTCTCCGGTGCAAGCGCGCACAATGGAAAAACATCAAGGGCGCGGTCCGGTAAAAATCATTTGTCCGGGAAAAGTGTACCGCCGTGACAACGACGATGCAACGCATTCCCATCAATTTACGCAAATTGAAGGGCTCGTGGTGGACGAAAACATTCGCATGAGCGACTTAAAAGGAACGTTGCGTGAATTTGCCCGCAAAATGTTTGGCGAAGATCGCGACATTCGCTTCCGACCAAGCTTCTTCCCATTTACCGAACCGTCTGTTGAAGTCGACGTATCATGTTTTAATTGCGGCGGGCACGGCTGTAACGTATGTAAAGGAACAGGTTGGATTGAAATTTTAGGGGCAGGGATGGTCCATCCGAACGTACTTGAAATGGCAGGATTTGATTCGAAAAAATATACAGGCTTTGCGTTTGGTATGGGTCCAGAGCGTATCGCAATGCTCAAATATGGCATTGATGATATTCGCCATTTTTACCAAAACGATCTTCGTTTCTTGCAACAATTTCGTCGGGTGTAA